A single region of the Paraburkholderia sp. SOS3 genome encodes:
- a CDS encoding response regulator, whose product MAKILVVDDSSTVRDEVAGFLKKNGLDVDTAVDGKDGLAKLKASPGTKLVISDVNMPNMDGLTMVEKIRGELGNATVNVIMLTTESSPAMKERGKAAGVKGWIVKPFKGEAVLETFRKLAG is encoded by the coding sequence ATGGCAAAGATTCTGGTAGTGGACGACTCGAGCACGGTGCGCGACGAAGTGGCCGGCTTTCTGAAGAAAAACGGTCTCGACGTCGATACGGCAGTCGACGGCAAAGACGGGCTCGCGAAACTGAAGGCCAGCCCCGGCACGAAGCTCGTGATCAGCGACGTGAACATGCCGAACATGGACGGCCTGACGATGGTCGAAAAGATTCGCGGCGAACTCGGCAATGCGACGGTCAACGTGATCATGCTAACCACCGAAAGCAGCCCGGCAATGAAGGAACGCGGCAAGGCAGCGGGAGTGAAGGGCTGGATCGTCAAGCCGTTCAAGGGTGAAGCGGTGCTCGAGACGTTCCGCAAGCTCGCAGGCTGA
- a CDS encoding chemotaxis protein CheX: MNLNKPVSKVLVLDESPLHMDTIKRFCDENNLVAVKVRKSRLLSVLRANIDLGAILLDENYGGSLDEAAAIANRVYAVRPELPVIMRREARTTLDDLPESLRQIICAAYVASDMSPLREVIDRYIFSLDYPNALVRGISELSESKLSTLFKDFTITCAPPTIVRDRIIFGEVFSLIALESAWCRGYMMIQAEEEPLLALLDRRGTGQGAADFRDLNDLLGELTNLIWGAFKNRYLGDADTLARAQVQVPLLVNHRQKYMSFGSENPQLCFVYTITDEESGRSVNLHQRFVFSLSWSPEEFREITEQPGTTVEAGELDLF; this comes from the coding sequence ATGAACCTCAATAAACCGGTCAGCAAGGTGCTGGTGCTCGATGAAAGCCCGCTGCACATGGACACCATCAAGCGCTTCTGCGACGAGAACAACCTCGTCGCTGTGAAGGTGCGCAAAAGCCGCTTGCTGTCGGTGCTGCGTGCGAATATCGACCTCGGCGCGATCCTGCTCGACGAAAACTACGGCGGCTCGCTCGACGAGGCCGCGGCGATCGCGAACCGCGTGTATGCGGTGCGCCCCGAATTGCCGGTCATCATGCGGCGCGAAGCGCGCACGACGCTCGACGATCTGCCCGAGAGCCTGCGGCAGATTATCTGCGCGGCCTACGTGGCCTCGGACATGTCGCCGCTGCGCGAAGTGATCGACCGCTATATTTTCAGCCTCGATTACCCGAATGCGCTCGTGCGCGGCATTTCGGAACTGAGCGAGTCGAAGCTCTCGACGCTGTTCAAGGACTTCACCATTACCTGCGCGCCGCCGACCATCGTGCGCGACCGCATTATTTTCGGCGAGGTATTCAGCCTGATCGCGCTCGAAAGCGCATGGTGTCGCGGCTACATGATGATCCAGGCCGAAGAAGAACCGCTGCTCGCGCTGCTCGACCGGCGCGGTACCGGCCAAGGCGCAGCCGATTTCCGCGACCTCAACGATCTGCTCGGCGAACTGACCAATCTGATCTGGGGCGCGTTCAAGAACCGCTATCTGGGCGACGCCGATACGCTCGCGCGCGCCCAGGTGCAAGTGCCGCTGCTCGTCAATCACCGGCAGAAATACATGTCGTTCGGCTCCGAAAACCCGCAACTGTGCTTCGTCTATACGATCACCGACGAGGAATCGGGCCGTTCGGTCAACCTGCATCAACGTTTCGTGTTCAGCCTCAGCTGGTCGCCCGAGGAATTCAGGGAGATCACCGAGCAGCCGGGCACGACGGTCGAAGCAGGCGAACTCGATCTGTTCTGA
- a CDS encoding methyl-accepting chemotaxis protein: MTQQYVAIAVAAGVITAVFAFVVHRLHRARLIERLRDEADARIDALARDDDRHTALLAQAEADKRELEASIERLQGALVQQTALVDETRASLHEATGNREQWTRDAQQLAREASRLKGLAGTFERWHEQMISLMTQNQEMHTKNQELSSIVRHVVIVSLNASIEAARAGQAGRGFAVVASEVRALAARSEELSKSYRDSLHRNDLTTTATFQDIQAGGKMVAASLASVEALANQFQAKLQ, encoded by the coding sequence GTGACTCAACAGTATGTAGCAATTGCCGTCGCGGCCGGTGTGATCACCGCCGTGTTCGCATTCGTCGTGCACCGGTTACATCGCGCGCGGCTGATCGAACGGTTGCGCGACGAAGCCGATGCGCGAATCGACGCGCTCGCCCGCGACGACGACCGCCATACCGCGTTGCTTGCGCAAGCGGAAGCGGACAAGCGCGAGCTCGAAGCATCGATCGAGCGGCTGCAGGGCGCGCTTGTGCAGCAGACGGCGCTCGTCGACGAGACGCGCGCGTCGTTGCATGAAGCGACCGGAAACCGCGAGCAATGGACGCGCGACGCGCAGCAGCTCGCCCGCGAAGCGTCGCGTCTGAAGGGTCTGGCGGGGACGTTCGAACGCTGGCACGAGCAGATGATCTCGCTGATGACGCAGAACCAGGAAATGCACACGAAGAACCAGGAGCTGTCGTCGATCGTGCGGCACGTGGTGATCGTGTCGCTGAACGCGTCGATAGAGGCTGCGCGCGCGGGCCAGGCCGGGCGTGGCTTCGCGGTGGTTGCAAGCGAGGTGCGCGCGCTTGCCGCGCGTTCGGAGGAACTGTCGAAGAGCTATCGCGACAGCCTCCATCGCAACGATCTGACCACGACCGCGACGTTTCAGGACATCCAGGCGGGCGGCAAGATGGTCGCCGCGTCGCTCGCGAGTGTCGAAGCGCTCGCGAATCAGTTCCAGGCAAAACTTCAGTAG
- a CDS encoding HAMP domain-containing protein, translated as MTIRHRITLLVILMFVALSAIGGYAVYQTRGSATEVRKVTEGVVPSALASADLVSQVKDVQIATMTLVYAPDANMVSQAEDELKKKRETLKQALALQGKDAASQAQKGLVTQAQESLANYFAAIDDTAKMKLAGKNEMAQAYLFANVAEYRDELEGIVETLRIEKNRQKDEAIAGLNNKLATTTMAIASVTGVAILLLTGIGALLYRQITRPLSRMQAMMSEIAASQDFTRRVPVGRLDEIGRSIVAFNGMIEKIQENQLLLKQKTADIQAMLQNMQQGILTVVDNAVIHAEYSAYLEAIFETDDIAGRPLMDLVFSDTGLGADELSQIDAATHACLGEDAINFEFNQHLLVGEIEKRMPDGRLKTLDLSWSAITDESDTIVRLMLCVRDVTELRKLAAEAGEQKRRLEMIGEILAVNEEKFHHFIDSASGFVSENERIIRKHELPDGSAIAELFRNMHTIKGNARTYNLQHLTNIVHETEQRYEELRRDDAERVWDQEQLMAELGRVREAIDSYAKINEISLGRKRLARRGGADRYLMVDKDHIAHSLKLLETANTGDVDALVTMRDALHRMLRVLGTESVAETLSGVLDSLPSLAAELGKEAPVVRIDDNGYRLRSQAGATMKNVFMHLLRNSIDHGIETAAVRAAQGKPAAGAIDIEVGVDNHALQITLSDDGRGLALSRIRSIAVERGWIDADARVSDEEVAEFIFRPGFSTAEHVTEVSGRGVGMDAVRDFLSREHGSIELRFTDDRKGAEFRQFQTIVCLPDSFAVDSLGTDTRGDDAAQSPSIGHGHLAG; from the coding sequence ATGACTATCCGTCATCGCATTACGCTTTTGGTGATTTTGATGTTCGTCGCTCTGTCGGCTATCGGCGGTTACGCCGTGTACCAGACCAGAGGGAGCGCAACCGAAGTCAGGAAGGTGACGGAAGGCGTCGTGCCCAGCGCGCTCGCGTCCGCCGACCTCGTCTCGCAGGTAAAGGACGTTCAGATCGCCACCATGACGCTCGTCTATGCGCCCGATGCGAACATGGTTTCGCAGGCCGAGGACGAGCTGAAGAAAAAGCGCGAAACGTTGAAACAGGCACTCGCGCTGCAAGGGAAAGACGCGGCAAGCCAGGCGCAGAAAGGACTGGTGACGCAAGCACAGGAAAGCCTTGCCAACTACTTCGCCGCCATCGACGACACCGCGAAGATGAAGCTCGCGGGCAAGAACGAAATGGCTCAGGCGTATCTGTTCGCGAATGTCGCCGAGTATCGCGACGAACTCGAAGGCATTGTCGAAACGCTGCGCATCGAGAAAAACCGCCAGAAAGACGAGGCCATCGCCGGTCTGAACAACAAGCTCGCGACGACCACCATGGCGATCGCCTCCGTCACCGGTGTCGCGATTTTGCTGCTGACCGGCATCGGTGCGCTGTTATACCGTCAGATCACGCGCCCGCTGTCGCGCATGCAGGCGATGATGAGCGAGATCGCCGCGAGCCAGGATTTCACGCGCCGCGTGCCGGTGGGCCGTCTCGACGAAATCGGCCGCTCGATTGTCGCGTTCAATGGCATGATCGAGAAAATTCAGGAAAACCAGCTGCTGCTGAAACAGAAGACCGCCGATATCCAGGCAATGCTCCAAAACATGCAGCAGGGCATTCTGACTGTAGTCGACAATGCGGTGATTCATGCGGAGTATTCGGCCTATCTGGAAGCGATTTTCGAAACGGACGACATCGCAGGCCGTCCGCTGATGGATCTCGTGTTCAGCGATACCGGCCTCGGCGCGGACGAACTATCGCAGATCGACGCGGCGACGCACGCGTGCCTCGGCGAAGATGCGATCAACTTCGAGTTCAACCAGCATCTGCTCGTCGGCGAAATCGAAAAGCGCATGCCCGATGGCCGCTTGAAGACGCTCGATCTGAGCTGGTCTGCCATTACCGACGAAAGCGACACGATCGTGCGACTGATGCTGTGCGTGCGCGATGTGACTGAGCTGCGCAAGCTCGCGGCCGAAGCAGGCGAACAGAAGCGACGCCTCGAAATGATCGGCGAAATTCTCGCGGTCAACGAAGAGAAGTTCCATCACTTCATCGATAGCGCAAGCGGCTTCGTCAGCGAAAACGAGCGGATCATCCGCAAGCACGAGCTGCCCGACGGCAGCGCGATTGCCGAACTGTTCCGCAACATGCATACGATCAAGGGCAATGCGCGCACGTACAACCTGCAGCATCTGACGAACATCGTGCACGAAACCGAGCAGCGCTACGAAGAACTGCGCCGTGACGATGCCGAACGCGTGTGGGATCAGGAACAGCTGATGGCCGAACTCGGCCGCGTGCGCGAGGCGATCGACAGCTACGCGAAAATCAATGAAATCAGCCTTGGCCGCAAGCGCCTCGCGCGCCGCGGCGGCGCGGACCGCTATCTGATGGTCGACAAGGACCATATTGCTCACAGCCTGAAACTGCTCGAAACCGCGAATACCGGTGACGTCGACGCGCTCGTCACGATGCGCGATGCGCTGCACCGGATGCTGCGCGTGCTCGGCACCGAGAGCGTGGCCGAAACGCTCTCGGGCGTGCTCGATTCGCTGCCGTCGCTGGCCGCCGAACTGGGCAAGGAAGCGCCGGTCGTGCGCATCGACGACAACGGCTACCGCCTGCGCAGCCAGGCCGGCGCCACGATGAAGAACGTCTTCATGCATCTGCTGCGCAACTCGATCGATCACGGCATCGAAACGGCTGCGGTGCGCGCCGCGCAGGGCAAGCCGGCCGCGGGTGCGATCGATATCGAAGTCGGTGTCGACAATCACGCGCTGCAGATCACGTTGAGCGACGATGGCCGCGGTCTTGCGCTGAGCCGGATTCGTTCGATTGCCGTCGAGCGCGGCTGGATCGACGCAGACGCGCGAGTCAGCGACGAAGAAGTCGCCGAGTTCATTTTCCGCCCGGGCTTCTCGACCGCCGAGCACGTGACCGAAGTATCGGGGCGCGGCGTCGGCATGGATGCGGTGCGCGATTTCCTGAGCCGCGAACACGGCAGCATCGAGCTGCGCTTCACCGACGACCGCAAGGGCGCCGAGTTCCGCCAGTTCCAGACGATCGTCTGCCTGCCGGACAGCTTCGCGGTGGACAGCCTCGGTACGGACACGCGTGGCGACGACGCGGCGCAATCGCCGTCTATCGGTCATGGTCATCTGGCCGGTTGA
- a CDS encoding transporter: protein MKLNLAPSTYGADQSGLVCSFRFVSGQPGVPIDSDSVARWLADYEVNRERASGDFLWLHFNLAHVASERWMRAHLDLPDEYFEALREGSHSTRIEHQHGALLAVVNDVIFDFEKTPSEIATLWVYTHKNIMVTARLKQLRSVDRLRAAVREGEIFSTPAELLIHLMRDQADLLVQIVRSSSIEVDRIEDHFLSKQSVESRRDLGAMRRVLVRLQRLLAPEPGSIFRLLVRPPKWLSEQDVQHLRDSTEEFSLVLGDLSGLAERIKLLQEEIAARLDEQTNRTLFTLTLVTVLALPINIIAGLFGMNVGGVPLAENHHGFWVMVLTVVGLTALAGWWVFRRTGRSSGG from the coding sequence ATGAAACTGAACCTGGCGCCTTCTACTTACGGAGCGGACCAGTCGGGGCTCGTTTGCAGCTTCCGGTTCGTTTCCGGTCAACCGGGCGTACCGATCGACTCCGATTCGGTCGCACGGTGGCTCGCCGATTACGAAGTGAATCGCGAACGTGCGAGCGGCGATTTCCTTTGGCTCCACTTCAATCTTGCGCATGTCGCGAGCGAACGCTGGATGCGCGCGCACCTCGACCTGCCCGACGAATATTTCGAGGCGCTGCGCGAAGGCTCGCACTCCACACGCATCGAGCATCAGCACGGCGCGCTGCTTGCGGTCGTCAACGACGTGATCTTCGACTTCGAGAAGACGCCGTCCGAAATCGCCACACTGTGGGTCTACACGCACAAGAACATCATGGTCACCGCGCGCCTCAAGCAGTTGCGTTCGGTCGACCGCTTGCGCGCCGCGGTGCGCGAGGGCGAGATTTTCAGCACGCCGGCGGAACTGCTGATTCATCTGATGCGCGATCAGGCCGATCTGCTCGTGCAGATCGTGCGCTCGAGCAGCATCGAAGTCGACCGTATCGAAGATCACTTTCTGTCGAAACAGTCGGTGGAGAGCCGTCGCGATCTGGGCGCGATGCGCCGCGTGCTGGTGCGGTTGCAACGGCTGCTCGCGCCGGAGCCCGGTTCTATCTTCCGCCTGCTCGTGCGTCCGCCGAAGTGGCTATCGGAACAGGACGTTCAGCATCTGCGCGATTCGACCGAAGAATTTTCGCTCGTGCTCGGCGACCTGTCGGGTCTGGCCGAGCGGATCAAGCTGCTGCAGGAAGAAATTGCCGCGCGTCTCGACGAGCAGACGAACCGCACGCTGTTCACCCTGACCCTCGTCACGGTGCTCGCGCTGCCGATCAATATCATCGCCGGCCTTTTCGGCATGAACGTCGGTGGCGTGCCGCTCGCGGAAAATCATCATGGCTTCTGGGTCATGGTGCTGACCGTGGTCGGTCTGACGGCGCTCGCGGGTTGGTGGGTGTTCAGACGCACAGGACGCTCTTCGGGCGGCTGA
- a CDS encoding phospholipase D-like domain-containing protein: MAVVVRAYLSPTLVLLAFDWPQGKGRDDFLGFAIKRTPGFFDASGKTREASSWLPNRITFDGPVRDTQRDAPTNTAPIQKFMWWDARIDPPDRQQHFEYEVYPVTGKPTAPELLESEAATCRIALPAHIERGIGSWFNRAVVSSQAFARMVDALHLKAEEAPSKAEALQLRTWLANDIEDTFKTIFADAQRAVAAVYHLTDTLWALPAFEAFGKTHGKTALALVYDAHQVREKGKTLPSPNQPAVNALEGIATLSGRTNTHIMHDKFIVSDDGNGGSRPAQLLTGSANFTTEGLTEQANVLHLFESPALAQIYSDRAASLAQNPTIAETAKLVNGWTEPVMVGDAKIRVCFSPEPKDQRTQIDTIIDAIGAARHSVVFCLFMPTDAPLRDACFKAGDKGLMMFGLVNHISEKSAEEAEQAQQDGKVLNTTQLANLELYHRSKDQKDVIDAAFFSPATVPDGFTPELQLFPGEHAPPYAPVIIHHKFLVIDAEGDNPVVYTGSANMSNNSEHFNDENLLEIRDKRIAGIYLAEFLRLYEHYRARAIAIDEQQSGHKRERLVLQPDGTWADKYFVEGSPEQKARVALAHRASD; this comes from the coding sequence ATGGCTGTCGTCGTGCGCGCTTATCTGTCCCCCACGCTCGTGCTGCTGGCATTCGACTGGCCGCAAGGCAAAGGCCGGGACGATTTCCTGGGCTTTGCGATCAAACGGACGCCGGGCTTTTTCGATGCATCCGGTAAAACGCGCGAAGCGAGCAGCTGGCTGCCGAACCGGATCACCTTCGACGGGCCGGTGCGCGACACACAGCGCGACGCGCCGACGAATACCGCGCCGATCCAGAAGTTCATGTGGTGGGACGCGCGCATCGATCCGCCGGACCGGCAGCAGCATTTCGAATACGAAGTGTATCCGGTTACAGGAAAGCCAACGGCGCCCGAACTCCTGGAAAGCGAAGCCGCGACGTGCCGCATTGCATTGCCAGCCCATATCGAACGCGGGATAGGCAGCTGGTTCAACCGTGCGGTGGTCAGCTCGCAGGCTTTCGCGCGGATGGTCGACGCACTGCATCTGAAAGCAGAGGAAGCGCCATCGAAAGCCGAGGCGCTGCAGTTGCGAACCTGGCTTGCGAACGATATCGAAGATACCTTCAAGACCATCTTTGCCGATGCGCAACGTGCGGTCGCCGCGGTCTATCACCTGACCGATACGTTGTGGGCATTGCCCGCGTTCGAAGCGTTCGGCAAAACGCACGGCAAGACTGCGCTTGCACTCGTCTACGACGCCCATCAGGTGCGCGAAAAGGGCAAGACATTGCCGTCGCCGAACCAGCCCGCCGTCAACGCGCTCGAAGGCATCGCCACGCTGTCCGGACGAACGAATACGCACATCATGCACGACAAGTTCATTGTGAGCGACGACGGCAATGGCGGATCGCGGCCCGCGCAATTATTGACAGGCTCGGCAAACTTCACGACCGAAGGGCTGACCGAGCAGGCGAACGTGCTGCATCTGTTCGAATCGCCCGCGCTTGCACAGATCTATAGCGATCGCGCCGCGAGCCTTGCGCAGAATCCGACGATCGCCGAAACCGCGAAACTGGTCAACGGTTGGACCGAACCGGTCATGGTTGGCGATGCGAAGATTCGCGTGTGTTTCTCGCCGGAGCCTAAAGACCAGCGTACGCAAATCGATACGATTATCGACGCGATCGGCGCCGCCAGGCATTCGGTGGTGTTCTGCCTCTTTATGCCGACCGACGCGCCGCTGCGCGACGCATGTTTCAAGGCCGGCGACAAAGGGCTCATGATGTTCGGGCTCGTCAATCACATCAGCGAAAAATCGGCCGAGGAAGCCGAACAGGCTCAGCAGGACGGCAAGGTGCTCAATACCACTCAATTGGCGAACCTCGAGCTCTACCATCGCAGCAAGGACCAGAAGGATGTGATCGATGCGGCGTTCTTTTCGCCGGCCACCGTGCCGGACGGATTTACACCGGAGCTGCAGCTCTTCCCCGGCGAACATGCGCCGCCGTATGCGCCCGTCATCATCCACCACAAGTTTCTCGTGATCGATGCGGAAGGCGACAATCCGGTCGTCTATACGGGCTCCGCCAATATGAGCAACAACTCCGAGCATTTCAACGACGAGAACCTGCTCGAGATTCGCGACAAGCGCATCGCGGGAATTTATCTCGCGGAGTTTCTGCGTCTATACGAACACTATCGGGCACGCGCGATTGCGATCGACGAACAGCAGAGCGGTCACAAGCGCGAACGTCTCGTCCTGCAGCCGGACGGGACATGGGCGGACAAATATTTCGTCGAGGGAAGCCCCGAGCAGAAAGCGCGCGTGGCGCTCGCGCATCGGGCTAGCGACTGA
- a CDS encoding MgtC/SapB family protein, protein MLPGPILTEALLRMIIAMLVGCIIGIDRNMRGKPTGVKTLGLVALGSCLVTMAGAGFALHGVAGVDATSRAIQGIVTGIGFLGAGVIVQNAPFDKIRGLTTAASIWVTAALGIVCGVGAWSIALIAAFLFMVLLIFGRVAERALHRYWLAKPKEHRDAMIESEE, encoded by the coding sequence ATGCTGCCCGGCCCCATTCTCACTGAAGCGTTGTTGCGGATGATTATCGCCATGCTCGTCGGCTGCATCATCGGCATCGATCGCAACATGCGCGGCAAGCCCACGGGCGTCAAAACGCTTGGCCTCGTCGCGCTCGGCTCGTGCCTCGTGACGATGGCCGGCGCGGGGTTCGCGCTGCATGGGGTGGCCGGCGTCGACGCAACGTCGCGCGCGATTCAGGGCATCGTGACCGGCATCGGTTTTCTCGGCGCCGGCGTGATCGTGCAGAACGCACCCTTCGACAAGATTCGCGGCCTCACGACGGCCGCATCGATATGGGTGACCGCAGCGCTGGGCATTGTGTGCGGGGTCGGCGCGTGGTCCATCGCCCTGATCGCGGCGTTCCTGTTTATGGTGTTGCTGATTTTCGGCCGCGTTGCCGAGCGCGCACTGCATCGGTACTGGCTCGCGAAACCCAAGGAACATCGCGATGCGATGATCGAAAGCGAGGAATAG
- a CDS encoding TolC family protein, whose amino-acid sequence MLRYTLSTFLAVVSLGATVARAEPLTLDDAFALAAQNNPQLRSAHFNADATSGAIMQAAARPNPSLSLLQEGFSGADRTSTALINQTIELGGKRNARLDVASYRREAALASLDSRAAALQADVASAFYGLLAAQRQLQVANESAQLAARSAGIADRRARAGKVSPVEATKARVAASAADIETANARRRVATALDALANATGSEAARTRTATGDLDTLASVEPLTELLPRIDGGPDSRAARAEALRANAAITVEKAKRIPDITISAGMKRISTAGAAINQAVIGISIPLPVFDTNKGALLEAVHQAEKADADVDAAHARLQLELTQAYAAYETAAGEARRLKADVLPAAREALDAVSRGYELGKFAFLDVLDAQRTLFQGESQYVQALDDAHRAYAEIGRLVGAPASPTRRDAITSMGY is encoded by the coding sequence ATGCTCAGATACACACTTTCAACATTCCTTGCGGTGGTCTCGTTAGGAGCAACAGTGGCCCGTGCGGAGCCTCTCACGCTCGACGACGCATTCGCGCTTGCTGCACAAAACAATCCGCAATTGCGCAGCGCCCACTTCAATGCCGACGCGACCAGCGGCGCAATCATGCAAGCCGCTGCGCGCCCGAATCCATCGCTGTCGCTATTGCAGGAAGGATTCAGCGGCGCAGACCGCACCTCGACTGCACTTATCAACCAGACGATCGAACTCGGCGGCAAACGCAATGCACGCCTCGATGTCGCGTCCTACCGGCGCGAGGCTGCGCTTGCCTCGCTCGATAGCCGTGCGGCCGCGTTGCAGGCGGATGTCGCAAGCGCCTTCTACGGTCTGCTCGCCGCGCAGCGCCAATTGCAGGTGGCCAATGAGTCGGCGCAACTCGCCGCGCGTTCCGCCGGCATCGCCGATCGTCGCGCGCGGGCCGGCAAGGTGTCGCCGGTCGAAGCGACGAAGGCGCGCGTGGCCGCCAGCGCGGCCGACATCGAAACGGCCAATGCGCGCCGCCGCGTGGCCACCGCGCTCGACGCGCTTGCGAATGCGACCGGCAGCGAGGCGGCGCGCACGCGTACCGCAACAGGCGATCTCGATACGCTCGCGTCAGTCGAGCCTTTAACCGAGCTTCTCCCGCGCATCGACGGCGGACCTGATTCACGCGCGGCGCGCGCCGAAGCCCTGCGTGCGAACGCCGCGATCACGGTGGAAAAAGCGAAACGCATTCCCGACATCACGATCAGCGCCGGCATGAAGCGCATCTCGACCGCCGGCGCGGCGATCAATCAGGCGGTGATCGGTATCTCGATTCCGCTGCCGGTCTTCGATACGAACAAGGGCGCGTTGTTAGAGGCCGTGCATCAGGCGGAAAAAGCCGATGCGGACGTCGACGCCGCACACGCACGTCTGCAGCTCGAATTGACGCAAGCCTATGCCGCATACGAAACCGCCGCCGGCGAAGCGCGCCGCCTGAAGGCCGATGTGCTGCCCGCGGCCCGCGAGGCGCTCGACGCGGTGTCGCGCGGCTACGAACTCGGAAAGTTCGCATTTCTCGACGTGCTGGACGCGCAGCGCACCCTGTTCCAAGGCGAATCGCAATACGTGCAGGCACTCGACGATGCGCATCGCGCCTACGCGGAGATAGGACGGCTAGTCGGCGCTCCAGCGTCTCCAACCCGACGCGATGCCATTACTTCCATGGGCTACTGA
- a CDS encoding efflux RND transporter periplasmic adaptor subunit gives MPRKYRTSAMISAFILIAIIVAVLVRAREPASAAALPAKVAIATDRPTGSSGGTLLTSGALSIEVSMSEKDGDARLVVLPFVDGKRATKNVSVTGSLGRYDGTRQPLSFAADAASRFTTSTAIARPHVFDAMIAVTAGGRSASFTFSQADGAIALNAQQIKASRIEISRAGPAQVVDRLRLPGEIRLDEDHTAHVVPRVAGIVERVDVSIGQTVRQGQLLAVISSPDLADRRSELLAAQRRLSAARTTYERERSLWQERISAEQDYLQAQTQLREAEIAAQNARQKLAALDANASAGALNRYELRAPFAGTVIEKHIVAGEAVAGDTNVFVLSDLTSVWAEMAVPAQRLNDVRVGRAVTVSATAFESSASGHIAFVGALLGEATRTAPARVVLPNPGGAWRPGMFVDVAVDADARDVPVAVRADALLDIDGAPSVFVLSPKGFVAQPVQTGRRDAQTVEIVAGLQPGQQYAAANAFVLKAELGKGSAEDH, from the coding sequence TTGCCGCGCAAATACAGGACCAGTGCCATGATTAGCGCCTTTATTCTGATCGCGATTATCGTCGCCGTGCTCGTGCGGGCGCGCGAACCGGCAAGCGCAGCAGCACTGCCCGCTAAAGTCGCAATCGCAACCGATCGTCCAACGGGGAGCAGCGGCGGCACGCTGCTGACGAGCGGCGCGCTCTCGATCGAAGTGTCGATGTCCGAAAAGGACGGGGACGCACGGCTCGTCGTTTTGCCTTTCGTCGACGGCAAGCGCGCCACGAAGAATGTCAGCGTGACCGGATCGCTCGGCCGTTATGACGGCACGCGTCAACCGTTGAGCTTCGCCGCCGACGCGGCATCGCGCTTCACCACCAGCACAGCGATCGCGCGGCCGCATGTATTCGACGCAATGATCGCGGTGACAGCGGGTGGCCGCTCTGCCTCGTTCACGTTCTCGCAGGCAGACGGGGCCATCGCGCTCAACGCGCAGCAGATCAAAGCTAGCCGAATTGAAATCTCCCGGGCCGGGCCCGCGCAGGTGGTCGACCGCCTTCGTCTGCCCGGCGAAATCAGGCTCGACGAAGACCACACCGCGCACGTCGTGCCGCGCGTCGCGGGCATTGTCGAACGCGTGGACGTATCGATCGGGCAGACCGTCAGGCAGGGGCAACTGCTCGCGGTGATATCGAGCCCGGATCTCGCGGACCGCCGCAGCGAACTGCTTGCCGCGCAGCGCCGCTTGAGCGCCGCGCGCACCACGTACGAACGCGAACGGTCGCTGTGGCAGGAGCGCATCTCCGCCGAACAGGATTATCTGCAAGCGCAAACGCAACTGCGTGAAGCCGAAATCGCCGCTCAAAACGCGCGTCAGAAGCTTGCAGCACTCGACGCGAACGCCAGCGCAGGCGCGTTGAATCGCTATGAATTGCGCGCGCCGTTCGCGGGAACCGTCATAGAAAAGCACATCGTGGCAGGCGAAGCGGTCGCCGGCGACACCAACGTCTTCGTGCTGTCGGATCTCACGTCCGTTTGGGCCGAAATGGCCGTGCCCGCGCAGCGTCTGAACGACGTGCGCGTCGGCCGCGCGGTAACCGTCAGCGCCACCGCGTTCGAGTCGAGCGCGAGCGGGCACATCGCCTTCGTCGGCGCATTGCTCGGCGAAGCGACGCGTACCGCGCCTGCTCGCGTCGTGTTGCCGAATCCGGGCGGTGCATGGCGGCCCGGCATGTTCGTCGATGTAGCCGTCGATGCCGATGCCCGCGATGTGCCCGTCGCCGTGCGCGCCGATGCATTGCTCGACATCGACGGCGCGCCGTCCGTGTTCGTCCTGTCGCCGAAGGGCTTCGTCGCACAACCGGTGCAAACCGGGCGGCGTGACGCGCAGACCGTCGAAATCGTCGCCGGCCTGCAGCCGGGGCAGCAGTATGCCGCGGCAAACGCGTTCGTGCTGAAGGCGGAACTCGGCAAAGGCAGCGCGGAAGACCACTGA